The following coding sequences lie in one Notolabrus celidotus isolate fNotCel1 chromosome 20, fNotCel1.pri, whole genome shotgun sequence genomic window:
- the ndufa4l gene encoding cytochrome c oxidase subunit NDUFA4L, translating into MLGVIRKQLSSHPALIPLFFFIGGGAAMSMMYLARLGLRNPDVCWDRKNNPEPWNKMAPTDQYKFYAVNIDYSKLKKEGPDF; encoded by the exons atgctgggtgtcatccgcaaACAGCTTTCGAGCCACCCTGCC CTGATCccccttttcttcttcattggTGGAGGAGCAGCCATGTCCATGATGTACCTCGCACGCCTGGGCCTGAGAAACCCTGATGTCTG CTGGGATCGCAAGAACAACCCAGAGCCCTGGAACAAAATGGCCCCAACTGATCAGTACAAG ttCTACGCAGTTAATATTGACTACAGCAAGCTGAAGAAAGAGGGCCCAGACTTCTAA
- the slc35b1 gene encoding solute carrier family 35 member B1 encodes MAAGKGSGKPTSPWDNMRIRFAVCFLGVFVCYFYYGILQETITRGDYGVGEMKEKFRFARTLVLIQCVISALFAKILIQFFEGSKPDTTRSWLYGVCSLSYLGAMVSSNSALLYVNYPTQVLGKSCKPIPVMILGVTILRKKYPLAKYLCVLLIVSGVALFLYKPNKSSAVAEDHVFGFGEILLLISLTLDGLTGVAQDHMRARFQTSANHMMLNINLWSTLVLGLAVLWTGEVWEFLSFTERHPSILYDILLFGLTSALGQTFIFMTVVYFGPLTCSIVTTTRKFFTILGSVLLFGNVMSSMQWTGTILVFLGLGLDAKFGKGPKKTTH; translated from the exons ATGGCTGCAGGAAAAGGATCAGGGAAGCCCACCTCACCGTGGGACAACATGAGGATACGGTTCGCCGTGTGTTTCCTCGGAGTCTTCGTGTGTTACTTTTACTACGGAATATTACAAGAGACAAT CACCAGAGGTGATTATGGTGTTGGAGAAATGAAGGAGAAGTTCAGGTTCGCCCGAACGTTAGTCCTCATCCAGTGTGTCATCAGCGCTCTGTTTGCAAAGATCT TGATCCAGTTTTTTGAGGGCTCCAAGCCAGATACCACCAGGAGCTGGCTCTATGGAGTGTGCTCCCTTTCTTACCTTGGAGCCATGGTGTCCAGTAACTCTGCCCTTCTGTATGTCAACTACCCCACACAG GTGCTGGGGAAGTCTTGCAAACCTATACCAG tgATGATCCTCGGTGTGACAATACTGAGGAAGAAGTACCCCCTGGCTAAGTACCTGTGTGTGCTGCTCATTGTGAGCGGTGTTGCTCTGTTCCTCTACAAACCAAACAAGAGCTCAGCAGTTGCAGAAGATCATGTGTTTGGGTTTGGAGAGATTCTGTTG CTCATCTCTCTGACATTGGACGGTCTGACCGGTGTGGCCCAGGACCACATGAGGGCCCGCTTCCAGACCAGTGCCAACCACATGATGCTGAACATCAACTTGTGGTCCACTCTGGTGCTGGGACTAG ctgtGTTGTGGACAGGAGAAGTTTGGGAATTCCTTAGCTTCACTGAACGCCACCCGAGCATCCTCTACGATATTCTCCTGTTTGGACTGACCAGTGCTTTAGGCCAG ACCTTCATCTTCATGACGGTGGTGTACTTTGGGCCCCTTACCTGCTCCATCGTCACCACCACCAGGAAGTTCTTCACCATCCTCGGCTCAGTTCTTCTGTTTGGAAACGTCATGAGTTCGATGCAGTGGACGGGCACCATCCTGGTGTTCCTCG GTCTCGGACTTGACGCTAAATTTGGCAAAGGCCCAAAGAAAACGACACACTAA